A window of Castanea sativa cultivar Marrone di Chiusa Pesio chromosome 1, ASM4071231v1 contains these coding sequences:
- the LOC142642693 gene encoding uncharacterized protein LOC142642693, which translates to MGCTTSKSHTVDVYRPAPTSFAVFDINAIQEPWLMIDHKPQEHQEKEDKPSHVPVPILQKLHTLEKSDSPLSWDEVSKSVLSDLKPKPDPEPNTKPVSASAKAEPAPPNKNAPRKSVSFHTVEELDAKAKKKLVTPNNNNNNKPAELRKTESMRAESTRTEWTQTESVSLRSVKENIFVVRDRMEREREGKVASFNKWDPLSEFPEKCPKNGGADSVVLYTTSLRGVRRTYEECNRARTIFETHRVVFDERDVSLHSEFRTELKELLGESDSVSVPRVFVKGRYIGGVEELVELNESGRLGKILSYARVERGVGRQACEGCGGMRFVPCLECSGSCKVLKNGDKERCEKCNENGLVQCPACN; encoded by the coding sequence ATGGGTTGCACCACTTCCAAGTCCCATACCGTCGATGTGTACCGACCAGCTCCCACGAGCTTCGCAGTCTTCGACATCAACGCCATCCAAGAGCCCTGGCTCATGATCGACCATAAGCCTCAGGAAcaccaagaaaaagaagataagCCCTCGCACGTGCCAGTCCCTATTCTCCAAAAGCTTCACACGCTCGAAAAATCCGACTCCCCTCTCTCCTGGGACGAAGTCAGCAAATCCGTATTGTCGGACCTCAAGCCCAAACCCGACCCCGAGCCCAACACTAAACCCGTTTCCGCGTCAGCAAAAGCTGAACCGGCTCCACCCAATAAGAACGCGCCACGTAAGAGCGTGTCTTTTCACACGGTGGAAGAGCTCGACGCCAAGGCGAAGAAGAAGCTAGTAactcctaataataataataataataagccggccgagttgagaaagaccgagtcGATGCGGGCTGAGTCGACCCGGACTGAGTGGACTCAGACCGAGTCGGTGAGTTTGAGGTCGGTGAAGGAGAATATATTCGTTGTGAGGGATAggatggagagagaaagagaagggaaAGTGGCGAGTTTCAATAAGTGGGACCCACTGAGCGAGTTCCCAGAGAAGTGTCCCAAGAACGGTGGGGCCGACTCGGTGGTTCTCTACACGACGTCGTTGCGAGGAGTTCGTCGCACGTACGAGGAGTGTAACCGTGCGAGGACCATTTTCGAAACTCACCGAGTCGTGTTCGACGAGCGAGACGTGTCGTTACACTCCGAGTTTCGGACCGAGTTGAAGGAGTTGCTGGGCGAGTCTGACTCGGTGAGTGTGCCGAGGGTGTTTGTGAAGGGAAGGTATATTGGGGGAGTGGAGGAACTGGTTGAGCTGAACGAGTCGGGTCGACTCGGGAAGATACTGAGTTACGCACGTGTGGAGAGAGGGGTGGGGAGGCAAGCGTGTGAGGGGTGTGGGGGTATGAGGTTTGTGCCGTGTTTGGAGTGTAGTGGGAGTTGTAAGGTTTTGAAGAATGGGGATAAGGAGAGGTGTGAGAAATGTAATGAGAATGGGTTAGTGCAATGCCCAGCTTGTAATTAG
- the LOC142621671 gene encoding RNA polymerase II transcriptional coactivator KELP, translating into MEPEIQERIEKTVRKILEESDMEKMTEHKIRKQASDELDLDLSDPPYKAFVRQVVQSFLEQQKQEEEQEEEEEQEEEEQGGRRKEYDDDGDLIICRLSSKRRVTIQDFRGKTLVSIREYYSKEGKELPSSKGISLTEEQWSTFKKNVPAIEKAIKKMESQM; encoded by the exons atggAACCGGAAATCCAGGAGAGAATCGAAAAGACGGTGCGGAAGATTCTAGAAGAATCGGACATGGAAAAGATGACTGAGCACAAGATCCGAAAACAAGCCTCCGACGAACTCGACCTCGACCTCTCCGACCCGCCGTACAAGGCTTTTGTACGACAGGTCGTCCAGTCCTTCCTCgaacaacaaaaacaagaagaggaacaagaagaggaagaggaacaagaagaagaagaacaaggtGGTCGTCGTAAGGAGTACGATGATGACGGCGATCTCATCATTTGCAGG CTTTCGAGTAAGCGAAGGGTGACGATTCAAGATTTCAGAGGGAAAACTTTGGTGTCAATAAGGGAATACTATAGCAAAGAAGGGAAAGAGCTTCCTTCTTCTAAAG GAATAAGCTTGACAGAGGAGCAGTGGTCAACCTTCAAGAAGAATGTTCCTGCCATAGAGAAAGCCATTAAAAAGATGGAGTCACAGATGTGA